In Halobacillus amylolyticus, the following proteins share a genomic window:
- a CDS encoding FdhF/YdeP family oxidoreductase: protein MGETKHQGPIKVSKKPAPEHWVSPVPFGLGKVKPKHIRDTMKIMWENKDNINYAKNILTKGVCDGCALGVSGLQDQTLKGPHICTTRLNVLRLSTMPAMKEEMVHADIDELKKYSSEELRRLGRIPYPLIRRKGERKFSRLGWDEAMDMIAEKMKKLDPKQYGFYLTSRGITNESYYVAAKVSRFLGTNHVDNASRICHSPSKTALKRSVGIGASSANYQDWIGTDVLLFWGSVASNSSPVSTKYMLAAKKKGTKIIVINPYREPAMDKYWVPSNTESALFGTKVADDFYQINIGGDIAFMHGIMKHWFDMEELEHGSAINHPFVQEHVNSYKELKAKVQDQSWEEIVKSSGVTKERIIELSELLANSKSAVYAWALGLTMHSFATDNISQVANLALLRGHLGREHAGLMPFRGHSSVQGSGEMGADPFVLPGGGWDEENVKRIEDVWNFELPKWQGDIVGVSLENAVLPEDNERKLKMYYMSGGNFLETMPNPDFIEEALSELDIRVHQDIIFNTSTLVDAKEAVIVLPAKTRYEQDGGGTSTSTERMVYFSPEIKGNKQLVEEARSEWKIYIDLAKRVKPETAHLVDFKDGQSIRDEIALANQNYDGIQHLKKQGDVFQWGGAWLCEGGICPTPDGKGNLIQVDIPKLDKPEGTFYITTRRGKQFNSMVYKKTDPFNAAGRYDVLMSEEDGRELNITNGEPVVVYNQHGTFQGKAHFADITNGNVGLHFPEANFLIPKGVYDGPSGIPQYSIAVKVEKAERFNARKDVNYLEKKVEDLEMAVD, encoded by the coding sequence ATGGGAGAAACAAAACACCAAGGACCTATAAAAGTATCTAAAAAGCCCGCACCTGAGCACTGGGTGAGTCCAGTTCCATTTGGCCTAGGCAAGGTGAAGCCGAAACATATTAGGGACACAATGAAAATCATGTGGGAAAATAAGGACAATATAAATTACGCTAAGAACATCCTTACTAAGGGTGTTTGTGATGGCTGTGCACTAGGAGTTTCAGGCCTTCAAGACCAAACACTAAAGGGTCCGCATATTTGTACCACTCGTTTAAATGTATTACGTCTAAGTACAATGCCTGCCATGAAAGAAGAGATGGTTCACGCAGATATTGATGAACTTAAGAAATATAGTAGTGAAGAATTGCGTCGGTTAGGTCGAATTCCATATCCATTGATTCGTAGAAAAGGCGAAAGGAAGTTTTCACGTCTGGGTTGGGATGAGGCAATGGATATGATTGCAGAAAAGATGAAAAAATTGGACCCTAAACAATATGGGTTTTATTTAACCTCAAGAGGAATCACAAATGAATCTTATTACGTAGCTGCGAAGGTATCCCGTTTCCTTGGGACAAACCATGTTGACAATGCTTCCCGTATTTGTCATTCCCCTTCCAAAACAGCTCTTAAACGTTCTGTAGGGATTGGAGCAAGTAGTGCAAACTATCAAGATTGGATCGGAACCGATGTCCTTTTATTCTGGGGTTCTGTTGCTTCGAATAGTTCACCTGTTTCAACAAAGTATATGTTAGCTGCTAAGAAAAAGGGAACAAAAATTATTGTTATCAATCCATATAGAGAGCCGGCGATGGATAAATATTGGGTCCCTTCTAATACTGAATCTGCGTTATTTGGAACAAAGGTCGCGGATGACTTTTATCAAATAAACATCGGTGGGGATATTGCTTTCATGCATGGTATCATGAAACACTGGTTTGATATGGAAGAATTAGAACATGGTTCGGCCATTAATCACCCATTTGTTCAAGAGCATGTGAATAGTTATAAGGAGCTTAAAGCGAAGGTCCAAGATCAGTCTTGGGAGGAGATTGTGAAGTCTTCAGGGGTAACAAAGGAAAGAATTATTGAGTTGTCTGAACTGCTAGCAAATAGTAAAAGTGCAGTATATGCTTGGGCGCTAGGATTAACGATGCACTCCTTTGCAACAGATAATATCTCGCAAGTTGCCAACCTAGCCCTTTTGCGCGGTCACTTAGGGCGCGAGCATGCTGGTTTGATGCCGTTTCGTGGTCACTCTAGTGTCCAAGGTTCTGGCGAAATGGGGGCGGATCCATTTGTCCTTCCTGGCGGCGGCTGGGATGAGGAGAATGTCAAGAGAATCGAAGACGTATGGAACTTCGAACTTCCAAAGTGGCAAGGTGATATTGTTGGTGTTTCTCTTGAGAATGCTGTGCTTCCAGAAGATAATGAAAGAAAGCTGAAAATGTATTATATGAGCGGTGGTAATTTCTTAGAAACGATGCCAAACCCTGATTTTATTGAGGAGGCATTATCTGAATTAGACATCCGTGTTCACCAGGATATTATCTTTAATACTTCAACACTGGTTGATGCGAAAGAAGCCGTTATTGTGCTTCCAGCAAAAACCCGTTATGAACAAGACGGCGGAGGAACTTCTACCTCTACTGAACGAATGGTTTACTTCTCACCTGAAATTAAAGGGAATAAACAGTTGGTTGAAGAAGCACGATCAGAGTGGAAAATCTACATTGACCTTGCAAAAAGAGTTAAACCTGAAACTGCGCATTTAGTTGATTTTAAGGATGGTCAGTCCATTCGGGATGAAATTGCACTGGCAAATCAAAATTACGACGGCATTCAACATCTAAAGAAACAGGGAGATGTTTTCCAATGGGGAGGCGCATGGTTATGCGAAGGTGGAATTTGTCCAACTCCTGATGGGAAAGGAAATTTAATTCAAGTTGATATTCCAAAACTTGATAAACCAGAAGGCACGTTCTACATTACAACCCGGCGTGGGAAGCAATTCAACTCGATGGTCTACAAAAAAACAGATCCATTTAACGCTGCTGGACGTTACGATGTTTTAATGAGTGAAGAAGATGGAAGAGAGTTAAATATCACAAATGGAGAACCAGTTGTTGTTTATAATCAACATGGAACTTTTCAAGGTAAAGCTCATTTTGCTGATATTACAAACGGAAATGTCGGCCTTCATTTCCCAGAAGCAAACTTTTTAATTCCAAAAGGTGTTTATGATGGGCCTTCAGGAATTCCTCAATATAGTATTGCAGTCAAAGTTGAAAAAGCCGAGCGCTTTAATGCTAGGAAAGATGTTAATTATTTAGAGAAAAAAGTAGAAGACTTAGAAATGGCAGTAGATTAA
- the dapA gene encoding 4-hydroxy-tetrahydrodipicolinate synthase: MNFGQVLTAMVTPFDHNGEVDFTATRTLVNHLLTNGSDGLVIAGTTGESPTLTTEEKMDLFKFVVKVVDGRVPVIAGTGSNNTNASISLTRQAEEAGVDGIMLVAPYYNKPSQEGLFQHFKAIANSTSLPIMLYNIPGRSVVNMSVETIVGLSKINNIVSVKEASGDLDAVAEIISKTADEFTVYSGDDGMTLPILSIGGAGIVSVSSHIIGNEMQEMVNNFTRGDVRRAASIHRELLPIMNALFAAPSPSPVKAALNMRGVHVGDVRLPLLPLNKEEREVLQRTLPPNEIEAVG, translated from the coding sequence ATGAATTTCGGCCAAGTTTTAACTGCCATGGTGACTCCGTTTGACCATAACGGTGAGGTTGATTTTACTGCTACGAGAACTTTAGTCAATCATTTACTAACCAATGGTTCTGATGGATTGGTTATAGCTGGTACAACTGGAGAATCTCCTACATTGACAACAGAGGAAAAGATGGACTTATTTAAATTTGTGGTGAAAGTTGTTGACGGAAGAGTTCCAGTCATAGCCGGAACTGGATCAAACAACACAAATGCTTCGATCAGTTTGACAAGGCAGGCAGAGGAAGCAGGGGTCGATGGAATCATGCTTGTTGCTCCATATTACAACAAACCGTCACAGGAAGGCTTATTTCAACACTTTAAAGCGATTGCCAATTCCACATCATTACCAATCATGCTTTATAATATTCCGGGACGAAGTGTAGTAAACATGTCAGTAGAAACGATTGTCGGCCTCTCTAAAATCAACAATATTGTATCTGTAAAAGAGGCCAGTGGTGATTTGGATGCCGTGGCAGAAATTATTAGTAAGACGGCTGATGAGTTTACGGTATATAGTGGTGATGATGGAATGACATTGCCCATCTTATCAATTGGGGGAGCAGGAATTGTTTCCGTTTCTTCACACATTATCGGAAATGAAATGCAAGAAATGGTCAATAACTTTACGAGAGGTGATGTCCGAAGGGCTGCTTCGATACATCGTGAGCTTCTCCCAATCATGAATGCATTATTTGCTGCCCCAAGCCCCTCACCAGTAAAAGCAGCGCTAAATATGAGAGGGGTACATGTCGGTGATGTTCGCCTACCATTACTGCCTTTGAACAAAGAAGAAAGAGAAGTACTACAAAGAACCCTGCCGCCTAATGAAATAGAGGCTGTTGGTTGA
- a CDS encoding EAL domain-containing protein: MLNGCDICLPQHHGYTVYFVGGQSIDQLKKYFRYFSEEKWFTVNEKTFWTEEPIFFDLLDYLEGHMEPDKVFAVSSKKAAPLQNLDEMKRIGLFRVERQASWIDQIIEERSIRTHYQPIVSVKNNQVDMFGYELLSRGIDEKGDLIPPFKMFEAARVRNRLFALDRICRLESVKNASNIDITNKMIFINFIPTAIYVPEHCLSTTFELIKKVNLKPEQVVFEVVETDEVEDIEHLKSILNYYKSHGFKYALDDVGTGVNDLKKLSSLEPHFVKLAREFSDGVSEDLGKQHVAESVLQVARDINAKPLAEGVERSEDIRFLADIGYELFQGYYFAKPQENPTQHIDQEFRG; the protein is encoded by the coding sequence ATGCTAAATGGATGTGATATTTGTTTACCACAGCATCACGGGTATACAGTTTATTTTGTAGGCGGCCAAAGTATTGATCAATTAAAAAAGTACTTTAGATACTTTTCCGAAGAAAAATGGTTCACTGTCAACGAAAAAACCTTTTGGACCGAGGAACCTATCTTCTTCGACCTATTGGATTATCTTGAAGGTCATATGGAGCCAGATAAAGTTTTTGCAGTTTCTTCAAAGAAAGCCGCCCCCTTACAAAACCTTGATGAAATGAAGCGGATCGGATTGTTTCGGGTAGAACGACAAGCCAGTTGGATTGACCAAATCATTGAGGAGCGTTCGATACGAACTCACTACCAGCCCATTGTCAGTGTTAAAAATAATCAGGTTGATATGTTCGGCTATGAACTCCTATCAAGAGGGATAGATGAAAAGGGAGATCTTATTCCCCCATTCAAAATGTTTGAAGCCGCTAGAGTACGTAACAGGTTATTTGCTCTTGATCGCATTTGTCGTCTCGAATCGGTAAAAAATGCTTCAAACATCGACATCACAAATAAGATGATTTTCATAAATTTCATCCCGACAGCCATTTATGTGCCGGAACATTGTCTTTCAACAACTTTTGAGCTTATAAAAAAGGTCAATCTTAAGCCAGAACAAGTCGTCTTTGAGGTTGTAGAAACCGACGAGGTTGAAGATATCGAACATCTTAAATCAATCTTGAATTATTATAAGTCACATGGGTTTAAATATGCCTTGGATGATGTTGGAACAGGTGTGAATGATCTTAAAAAGCTATCAAGTCTAGAACCCCATTTTGTTAAATTAGCTCGGGAGTTTTCTGATGGGGTGAGCGAAGACCTTGGTAAGCAACACGTGGCTGAATCAGTCCTGCAAGTTGCCCGCGATATAAATGCTAAGCCGTTGGCAGAGGGGGTTGAAAGATCAGAAGATATAAGATTCCTAGCTGACATCGGATATGAATTATTTCAGGGTTATTATTTTGCAAAGCCTCAGGAAAATCCAACCCAACATATTGACCAAGAGTTTAGGGGGTGA
- a CDS encoding DoxX family protein yields the protein MNTSLSAIKWVRYVTAFVFITSGFIKVTGNGLGEYFTSLGIPNSITIMYVVAAIEIVCGILLVANRYVKYATLPLMGIIIAALLITKVPTLHAGFILFLFEARLDIVMLGLLFLLYNQYPRSSL from the coding sequence ATGAACACTTCTTTATCCGCAATAAAATGGGTTCGATATGTAACAGCCTTTGTTTTTATTACTTCCGGATTTATAAAGGTAACAGGTAATGGTTTAGGTGAGTATTTCACAAGTTTAGGCATACCTAATTCAATCACAATTATGTATGTAGTAGCTGCTATTGAAATTGTGTGCGGAATACTTCTCGTCGCAAATAGGTATGTGAAATATGCAACTCTTCCACTAATGGGCATTATCATTGCCGCGCTATTGATAACAAAGGTTCCTACTCTACATGCCGGCTTTATCCTATTTCTTTTCGAGGCTAGATTAGATATCGTTATGTTAGGCCTGCTATTTCTTCTCTACAATCAATACCCTCGAAGTTCGTTATAA